Proteins encoded together in one Planctopirus ephydatiae window:
- the hemC gene encoding hydroxymethylbilane synthase — translation MPVLRIATRASQLALWQANFVADSLRSLDPEVTVELVHVTTTGDRVQSEPLRQFGGQGVFTREVQAALLDGRADIAVHSLKDLPTVPTAGLELAAVPARAPVADALLLPTGHSGPASLATLPRGARIGTGSPRRQAQLLRIRPDLVCTEVRGNLDTRIRKLDAGEYEGLILAVAGLSRLGWSDRISLILEPPTMFPAAGQGALGLECRHGDEATIRWVSQLEDRQTRLAVDAERAVLRTLEAGCHAPVGTWATWKTPETLHLEAILIAPDGSETLAAASSMHRPLAHNGGVNALDAARELGANVAHLLLKQGASRYLV, via the coding sequence ATGCCTGTACTTCGAATTGCCACGCGTGCGAGTCAGCTTGCACTCTGGCAGGCCAACTTTGTTGCGGATTCGTTACGATCGCTCGATCCTGAAGTCACTGTGGAACTGGTGCATGTCACCACGACGGGTGATCGAGTTCAAAGTGAACCTTTGCGTCAGTTTGGCGGGCAGGGCGTCTTTACTCGCGAAGTGCAGGCAGCGCTGCTCGATGGCCGAGCGGATATTGCAGTCCATAGCCTCAAAGATCTGCCGACAGTCCCCACGGCCGGGCTGGAACTGGCAGCTGTTCCTGCGAGGGCACCGGTGGCCGATGCGCTGTTGTTACCCACAGGTCATTCCGGCCCCGCTTCGCTCGCCACGTTGCCTCGTGGCGCTCGGATAGGGACAGGCAGCCCCCGCCGGCAGGCACAGCTCTTGAGAATTCGCCCCGATCTGGTTTGCACCGAAGTTCGCGGCAACCTCGACACACGCATCAGAAAGCTCGATGCCGGTGAGTATGAAGGACTGATTCTGGCGGTGGCTGGATTATCCCGCTTAGGCTGGAGTGATCGCATCTCGCTGATTCTTGAACCTCCCACGATGTTTCCGGCGGCTGGTCAGGGAGCCCTGGGATTGGAGTGCCGCCACGGGGATGAAGCGACGATCCGCTGGGTCAGTCAATTGGAAGATCGCCAGACACGACTGGCCGTGGATGCCGAACGTGCCGTTCTGCGAACCTTGGAAGCGGGTTGCCATGCTCCCGTGGGGACGTGGGCCACTTGGAAGACGCCGGAAACTCTCCATCTGGAAGCGATTCTCATCGCACCCGATGGTTCAGAAACGTTAGCGGCTGCAAGTTCGATGCATCGACCACTTGCTCACAACGGCGGTGTGAACGCTCTGGATGCCGCTCGTGAACTCGGAGCGAACGTGGCCCACCTGCTGCTGAAACAAGGTGCCTCGCGGTATCTAGTGTGA
- the rpsB gene encoding 30S ribosomal protein S2: MSDIVVKDFLEAGIHYGHRTSRWNPKMRPYIYGRRNLIHIIDIKETVRGLLRAKRYLQKVASQGSLILFCGTKKQASDAIREYANQAGMPFVDYRWLGGVFTNFRTIRGRIKRLEELDQLFESGEIETYSKKRRSTLLRERTKMTRNLDGLRNMNRLPEAMVIVDPRKEHNALHEAKLVGIKTIALLDTDCDPDQVDLPIPGNDDSIRSIQLVLQHLTESILEGKSVLPQEKVEPMVEEQLKPRPSL, from the coding sequence ATGAGCGATATTGTCGTCAAGGATTTTCTTGAAGCCGGGATTCATTACGGTCACCGTACCAGCCGCTGGAATCCCAAAATGCGGCCTTACATCTACGGCCGCCGCAATCTGATCCATATCATCGACATCAAGGAAACGGTTCGCGGTCTGTTGCGAGCCAAGCGATACCTGCAGAAAGTGGCTTCCCAAGGCAGCCTGATTCTGTTCTGCGGCACCAAAAAGCAGGCTTCGGATGCTATCCGTGAGTATGCCAATCAGGCTGGCATGCCATTCGTCGATTACCGCTGGCTGGGTGGTGTCTTTACGAACTTCCGCACGATTCGTGGTCGTATCAAGCGTCTGGAAGAGCTGGATCAGCTCTTTGAATCGGGCGAGATCGAGACTTATTCGAAGAAGCGGCGTTCGACGTTGCTCCGCGAACGCACCAAGATGACACGCAACCTCGACGGTCTGCGAAATATGAACCGTCTGCCCGAGGCGATGGTGATTGTCGATCCCCGCAAAGAGCACAACGCCTTGCACGAGGCCAAACTCGTGGGCATCAAGACGATTGCTCTGCTGGATACGGATTGCGATCCTGATCAGGTCGATCTGCCCATTCCCGGCAACGACGACAGCATCCGCTCGATTCAACTGGTCCTGCAGCACCTGACAGAATCGATTCTAGAAGGCAAGAGCGTTCTGCCACAGGAAAAGGTGGAGCCTATGGTCGAAGAGCAGCTGAAGCCACGTCCATCGCTGTAA
- a CDS encoding ComF family protein: MDQSSQHQKLTNPRLHGWSRTLRDWLFPPACALCHQESEPSTSHAGGSFCHDCREQLHAASAWYCPRCGAVVGPYSATHEGCIHCRNDRLDMQHVWSIGNYEPPLSQAISRAKQGDLALIQGLTELFWEIHGQAIIAWQPDLVIPVPVQWIDRLARSRVPTDELALLISQRLQAKLLLRALRKPRRTIPQHQLSGKERRKNIRLAHQAGWRTRFTSQKVLLVDDVLTTGSTANDCIRALQASGSGPVAVAVWGRGIGQQHTPHPQDEASSIPPI; this comes from the coding sequence ATGGATCAATCCTCCCAACACCAGAAACTCACCAACCCGCGACTGCACGGCTGGAGCCGCACGTTGCGTGATTGGCTTTTTCCACCGGCGTGTGCTTTGTGCCATCAGGAAAGCGAGCCATCGACCAGTCATGCAGGCGGCTCATTCTGCCACGACTGTCGCGAGCAGTTGCATGCTGCCAGTGCCTGGTATTGTCCGCGATGTGGTGCTGTGGTTGGGCCTTATTCGGCCACCCATGAAGGCTGCATTCATTGCCGCAACGACCGGCTCGACATGCAGCATGTCTGGTCGATCGGGAATTACGAACCACCGCTCTCACAGGCGATCTCTCGCGCCAAGCAGGGAGATCTCGCTTTGATTCAAGGCTTGACGGAACTCTTCTGGGAGATCCATGGCCAGGCGATAATCGCGTGGCAGCCCGATCTGGTGATTCCTGTTCCCGTGCAGTGGATTGATCGACTGGCGAGAAGTCGCGTTCCGACCGATGAACTGGCTCTGCTGATCAGCCAGCGGTTGCAAGCAAAGCTCCTGCTGAGGGCTTTGCGAAAGCCACGACGCACCATCCCGCAGCATCAGCTTTCCGGGAAAGAGCGACGGAAAAACATTCGTCTGGCCCATCAGGCTGGCTGGCGAACACGCTTCACCAGCCAGAAAGTCTTGCTGGTTGATGATGTCCTCACGACCGGCAGTACTGCCAACGACTGCATTCGCGCCTTGCAAGCCAGCGGCTCTGGCCCGGTGGCGGTGGCTGTCTGGGGTCGCGGAATCGGACAACAGCATACCCCACATCCTCAAGATGAGGCCTCATCGATCCCGCCCATCTGA
- a CDS encoding sulfatase-like hydrolase/transferase yields the protein MIHNHWLNQILPLRSILLLLAIVGPSMGLNLAAASDKPNVLLICVDDLKPTLGCYGDPLAKTPNIDRLASRSVLFESAYCNQAVCSPSRNALLTGLRPQTLGIYDLGTNFRKSRPNAITMPQFFKQQGYHTAALGKIFHVGHGNGEDQASWSVPHFKANVVGYALPESKAPQGLTREEALFDNKSAAGLPRGAVIEAANVSDETYADGKIAQEAMLRLQQASQKPQEPFFLAVGFVKPHLPFVAPQKYWDLYQRDQFSLPSITKPPADAPAYAPTNWGELRQYQGIPQEGPLAEDLQKELIHGYYAATSYMDAQVGRVLDELDRLQLTDRTIVVLWGDHGWHLGDHGMWCKHSNYEQAARIPVLFSIPGSQKNVKTKALLETVDIYPTLCQLAGLPSPADIDGSSQVQVLSHPQSHLKDHVIHVYPRSPQGKGPILGRAIRTDRYRLVEWKGYGASPETAEYELYDYQADPLETENLASQQPAVVEQLKSLLARHPEAKPQIKASAATAKPAEATSPQKPTAKIDRVKLFASKDKNADGKLTHEEFMNNQPDGPAAAPRFIKFDTNKDGTLSQEEFVGGGSSRNNE from the coding sequence ATGATTCACAACCATTGGCTCAACCAGATCCTGCCGCTACGTTCGATCCTGTTGCTGCTGGCCATCGTCGGTCCGTCGATGGGCCTCAATCTCGCCGCGGCAAGCGATAAGCCGAATGTACTGCTGATCTGCGTCGACGATCTCAAGCCCACGCTGGGTTGCTATGGCGATCCTCTGGCAAAAACGCCGAACATTGATCGACTCGCTTCCCGATCGGTCTTGTTCGAAAGTGCCTATTGCAATCAGGCCGTCTGTTCTCCTTCACGCAATGCACTCCTCACAGGCCTGCGCCCGCAGACGCTGGGGATTTACGATCTGGGCACCAACTTCCGGAAATCCCGGCCCAACGCCATCACAATGCCCCAATTCTTCAAGCAGCAGGGCTATCACACCGCAGCACTCGGAAAAATCTTTCATGTCGGTCACGGCAACGGCGAAGACCAGGCCTCCTGGAGTGTCCCGCACTTCAAAGCCAACGTCGTCGGTTATGCCTTACCGGAAAGTAAGGCCCCCCAAGGCTTGACTCGCGAAGAAGCTCTGTTTGATAACAAGTCAGCCGCCGGCCTCCCGCGCGGTGCGGTGATCGAAGCCGCCAACGTTTCCGATGAAACCTATGCCGACGGCAAAATCGCTCAGGAGGCAATGCTCCGTCTGCAGCAGGCCAGCCAGAAGCCACAGGAACCCTTCTTTCTCGCCGTCGGCTTCGTGAAGCCACACCTCCCCTTTGTCGCTCCCCAGAAGTATTGGGATCTTTACCAGAGAGATCAGTTCTCCCTCCCCAGCATCACCAAACCACCGGCCGACGCCCCGGCTTATGCCCCCACCAACTGGGGCGAACTCCGCCAATATCAAGGTATACCACAGGAAGGCCCGCTTGCTGAAGACCTGCAGAAGGAGTTGATCCATGGCTACTACGCCGCCACCAGCTACATGGATGCCCAGGTCGGACGTGTCCTCGATGAACTCGATCGCCTCCAATTGACCGATCGCACGATCGTCGTCCTCTGGGGCGATCATGGCTGGCATCTGGGTGATCACGGCATGTGGTGCAAACATTCCAACTATGAGCAGGCCGCCCGAATTCCTGTCCTGTTTTCCATTCCCGGCAGTCAGAAAAACGTGAAAACCAAGGCTCTGCTTGAAACCGTCGATATCTACCCCACACTCTGCCAGCTCGCTGGCTTGCCCTCACCTGCCGATATCGATGGAAGCAGCCAGGTGCAGGTTCTAAGCCATCCCCAGTCTCACTTGAAGGATCACGTGATTCATGTCTATCCCCGTTCGCCTCAGGGAAAGGGGCCGATTCTGGGCCGAGCGATTCGGACGGATCGTTACCGCCTGGTCGAGTGGAAGGGCTATGGTGCCTCGCCGGAGACCGCAGAGTATGAACTCTATGATTATCAGGCCGACCCACTGGAGACGGAAAACCTGGCGAGCCAGCAGCCCGCAGTCGTCGAGCAGCTTAAATCACTCCTGGCCCGCCATCCTGAGGCGAAACCTCAGATTAAAGCTAGCGCCGCAACAGCCAAACCTGCCGAAGCCACGTCTCCACAAAAACCCACAGCAAAAATCGATCGCGTCAAACTCTTCGCCTCGAAAGATAAGAACGCGGACGGCAAATTGACCCACGAAGAGTTCATGAACAACCAACCCGACGGCCCCGCCGCCGCCCCAAGGTTTATTAAGTTCGATACCAACAAAGACGGCACCCTGAGCCAGGAAGAATTCGTGGGTGGCGGTTCATCTCGTAATAATGAGTAG
- the hpnE gene encoding hydroxysqualene dehydroxylase HpnE has product MERVTIVGGGLAGMAAAAALVHHKVPIRLLESRPRLGGRASSFRDQVTGEAIDNCQHVAMGCCTNFFRFCEMTGIRQHFEPARELYFFGPQGEMTKFAASRLPAPLHLAGAFFRLSYLSLSEKLSLGRALSRLAVATETSITFADWLKNQHQPPRVIDHFWNVVLVSALSESLDRIGLQQARKVFVDGFLRNPQGWVVEIPQQPLEELWAGPVRQYLEANHGLVEVGQGVAKVELCNVNHPHSQANGWRVTGLTMRDSRMIPTGEMIVALPWYRLGEIFPEENPLAEIIAHTRQFEAAPISSVHLWYDRPIIPLPHATFVSGLCQWLFIKPQEASAQEHPQQKARYGYQVVISASRVLAGQSQESIIAQVENELKGYFPALGDAHRVHARVVTEHKAVFSPLVGSEALRPAQQSPIANLQLAGDWTKTGWPATMEGAVRSGFLAAENVLRRLDQPAKVLADDLPTSRLPRLIWGKLV; this is encoded by the coding sequence GTGGAGCGAGTGACAATTGTGGGTGGCGGGCTGGCAGGCATGGCGGCTGCCGCTGCGCTGGTGCATCACAAGGTGCCCATCAGGCTCCTCGAATCGCGTCCAAGGCTGGGTGGCCGGGCAAGTTCTTTTCGCGATCAAGTTACCGGTGAAGCGATCGATAACTGCCAGCATGTCGCGATGGGCTGCTGCACGAACTTCTTCCGCTTCTGCGAAATGACGGGGATTCGGCAGCACTTTGAACCTGCGCGGGAACTTTACTTTTTTGGCCCCCAGGGGGAGATGACGAAGTTTGCCGCCAGTCGCCTGCCGGCACCGCTGCATCTGGCGGGCGCATTTTTTCGGCTGAGTTATCTATCGTTATCGGAAAAGCTGTCGCTGGGCCGGGCGTTGTCGCGATTGGCAGTCGCCACGGAAACATCGATCACGTTTGCCGACTGGCTCAAGAACCAACATCAGCCACCCCGGGTGATTGATCATTTCTGGAATGTCGTGCTGGTCAGTGCCCTTTCGGAGTCGCTGGATCGGATTGGTCTGCAGCAGGCGCGGAAGGTGTTTGTGGATGGTTTTTTGCGGAACCCCCAGGGCTGGGTGGTCGAGATTCCACAGCAGCCGCTGGAAGAACTCTGGGCTGGCCCTGTCCGTCAATATCTCGAAGCCAACCACGGGCTGGTCGAAGTGGGGCAAGGTGTCGCAAAAGTCGAGCTTTGTAACGTGAATCATCCACATTCACAGGCCAATGGCTGGCGAGTCACGGGCCTGACAATGCGTGATTCGCGCATGATTCCCACGGGGGAAATGATTGTGGCGCTCCCCTGGTATCGACTGGGGGAAATCTTTCCCGAAGAGAACCCGCTGGCGGAGATCATCGCGCACACAAGGCAATTTGAGGCGGCACCCATTTCGAGTGTTCACTTATGGTACGACAGGCCGATCATTCCGCTGCCACATGCGACCTTTGTGAGTGGCTTATGCCAGTGGCTGTTCATCAAGCCCCAGGAAGCCAGTGCACAGGAGCATCCTCAGCAGAAGGCTCGCTATGGCTATCAGGTGGTGATCAGTGCAAGCCGGGTACTGGCGGGCCAATCTCAGGAGAGTATTATCGCGCAGGTGGAGAACGAGCTGAAGGGATACTTTCCTGCTCTTGGAGATGCGCACAGAGTGCATGCCCGGGTGGTGACAGAGCATAAAGCCGTCTTTTCGCCATTGGTCGGAAGTGAAGCTTTGAGGCCCGCTCAGCAGTCGCCGATTGCGAATCTGCAACTGGCTGGCGACTGGACCAAGACCGGCTGGCCCGCCACGATGGAAGGGGCCGTCAGAAGCGGTTTTCTCGCTGCAGAAAACGTCCTCCGTCGACTGGATCAACCGGCAAAGGTGCTAGCAGACGACCTTCCCACCAGCCGACTCCCAAGACTGATCTGGGGCAAGCTGGTGTAG
- a CDS encoding DUF1559 domain-containing protein — protein MNRPGFTLIELLVAIGIIGLLVAITLPAVQWSRHAAKRLECQNKLKQIGLALHTFEASHRQLPVGKTGLKTNPKQHSMSWMIPILPHLEQATLWHESQAAYQMTASPYANPPHYPFAQVVPAYVCPLDERASKIRSASTLDGGFVALTSYLGVMGRNHMTSDGVLIFDQVIRFSDMTRGTSQTLCVGERPPSPDHNFGWWYTGVGQEGSGSADMLLGVEERVAQSPHNKFVTDGHCPDKQYPFAPGRLDELCDALHFWSLHAGGGNFLFCDGSVRFMAYESAEILPLLATRNAGEVHGE, from the coding sequence ATGAATCGCCCCGGCTTCACATTAATCGAACTGCTCGTCGCGATCGGAATCATTGGCCTGTTGGTCGCCATCACGCTCCCCGCCGTCCAGTGGTCACGCCATGCCGCCAAACGTCTGGAATGTCAGAACAAGCTTAAGCAGATTGGTCTGGCACTCCACACGTTCGAAGCGTCGCATCGCCAGTTGCCTGTGGGCAAGACCGGCTTAAAAACCAATCCCAAACAGCATTCCATGTCCTGGATGATTCCCATCCTGCCCCATCTCGAACAGGCCACGCTCTGGCATGAGTCTCAAGCCGCTTATCAGATGACAGCCAGTCCCTACGCGAATCCGCCCCATTATCCGTTTGCCCAGGTTGTGCCGGCTTATGTCTGCCCTCTTGACGAGCGAGCGTCAAAAATTCGGAGTGCCTCAACGCTTGATGGAGGTTTTGTCGCCCTCACGAGCTACCTGGGAGTTATGGGAAGAAACCATATGACCTCGGACGGTGTGCTGATTTTCGACCAAGTGATCCGGTTTTCTGACATGACCCGCGGCACGAGCCAGACCTTGTGTGTGGGCGAGCGTCCGCCGAGTCCGGATCACAATTTTGGCTGGTGGTATACTGGAGTTGGTCAGGAAGGGAGTGGTTCAGCCGACATGCTACTGGGTGTTGAAGAGCGAGTGGCCCAGTCGCCGCACAACAAATTTGTTACCGATGGTCATTGCCCGGACAAACAATATCCCTTTGCACCGGGCCGACTCGACGAACTTTGCGATGCCCTCCACTTCTGGAGCCTGCATGCCGGGGGTGGGAACTTTTTATTCTGCGATGGCAGTGTGCGGTTCATGGCGTATGAATCCGCGGAAATCCTGCCGCTCCTGGCCACCAGGAATGCCGGGGAGGTTCACGGAGAATGA
- the pyrH gene encoding UMP kinase — MPTSLSSTSKPPIQRVLLKLSGESFCQSGQSGLSVPEIVLIAEQIKRVVASGVQLAVVCGGGNILRGRDLDGFKQTILPATAHYMGMLATVINGLALLDTLESLGVPARLQSAIRMEGVAEPFIRRRCIRHLEKGRVVILAAGTGSPFVTTDTAAALRSREIDATLLIKATRVDGVYSSDPLKNPHAVKYSEISFQDVLRQNLGVMDAQAIHHCMEQNIPIVVLNYQKSGTIERAIAGERLGTRVSTVSELNSGSQPVS, encoded by the coding sequence ATGCCCACATCGCTCAGCAGCACATCCAAGCCACCCATCCAGCGCGTGCTCCTGAAGCTGAGTGGTGAGAGTTTTTGTCAATCGGGCCAGTCAGGACTCAGTGTTCCCGAGATTGTGCTGATTGCCGAGCAGATTAAGCGAGTTGTTGCTTCCGGCGTGCAACTGGCAGTCGTTTGTGGCGGTGGGAATATCCTGCGCGGTCGCGATCTCGATGGCTTCAAGCAGACAATTTTACCAGCCACAGCACATTACATGGGTATGCTGGCGACAGTGATTAATGGCCTGGCACTGCTGGATACTCTGGAAAGTCTGGGTGTCCCTGCACGGTTGCAATCGGCCATTCGTATGGAAGGCGTGGCCGAACCATTTATCCGGCGGCGCTGCATTCGCCATCTGGAAAAGGGCCGAGTCGTGATTCTCGCTGCCGGCACAGGGAGTCCCTTCGTGACGACGGATACGGCAGCCGCCCTGCGTTCCCGCGAAATTGATGCCACACTGCTGATCAAGGCCACTCGAGTTGATGGTGTCTATTCATCCGATCCTCTCAAGAATCCGCATGCCGTCAAATACAGTGAAATTTCCTTCCAGGATGTGCTGCGGCAGAATCTGGGGGTGATGGATGCTCAGGCGATTCATCACTGCATGGAGCAGAATATCCCGATTGTGGTTCTCAACTATCAGAAATCGGGCACGATCGAGCGGGCCATTGCTGGCGAACGTCTGGGAACCCGTGTTTCGACGGTTTCCGAGTTGAACTCTGGTAGTCAGCCTGTCAGTTAA
- the tsf gene encoding translation elongation factor Ts — translation MAEITAAAVKQLREMTDLPMMDCKKALTEAGGDQEKALALLKEWGKKVMVKRSENSTQEGLIVIEIKPDGSEAAMIELQCESAPVAVSEDFNFLANQCIKQLLNGPGAATPEELLAQAAPDRPGQSLNELLGEVVNKIREKMVLAKIARVTGPVGGYVHHDKKNGVLFRAEGAGKSSEVLRDVAMHIAALKPKATHPTELPEELVAAERAKLTEEALKSGKPAAVVEKIVEGRLKNFYVEQGVLVEQPFAKDDSKSVSQALAEQGFKAAGFTRWVIGN, via the coding sequence ATGGCGGAAATTACGGCAGCCGCTGTAAAACAGTTACGCGAAATGACCGACCTGCCCATGATGGACTGCAAAAAGGCTTTGACTGAAGCCGGTGGCGATCAGGAAAAGGCGCTGGCTCTGCTCAAGGAGTGGGGCAAGAAGGTGATGGTCAAGCGGTCGGAAAATTCAACGCAGGAAGGTTTGATTGTTATCGAGATCAAGCCTGATGGCAGCGAAGCCGCCATGATTGAACTGCAGTGCGAATCGGCACCAGTGGCTGTATCGGAAGACTTCAACTTTTTGGCCAACCAGTGCATCAAGCAATTGCTGAATGGGCCAGGTGCAGCGACTCCGGAAGAATTGCTGGCACAGGCAGCCCCTGATCGTCCTGGTCAATCGTTGAACGAACTGCTGGGCGAAGTGGTCAACAAGATTCGCGAGAAGATGGTGCTGGCCAAGATCGCACGAGTCACTGGCCCTGTGGGTGGTTACGTTCATCACGACAAGAAAAACGGCGTCTTGTTCCGGGCTGAAGGAGCCGGCAAGTCGTCTGAAGTTCTGCGTGATGTTGCTATGCACATTGCTGCACTCAAGCCTAAGGCGACACATCCGACCGAACTGCCAGAGGAACTTGTTGCTGCTGAACGAGCCAAACTGACGGAAGAAGCTCTCAAGAGTGGCAAGCCGGCAGCCGTGGTCGAGAAGATTGTGGAAGGCCGCCTCAAGAATTTCTATGTCGAGCAGGGTGTGCTCGTCGAGCAGCCCTTTGCCAAGGATGACAGCAAGTCTGTCAGCCAGGCATTGGCGGAGCAGGGATTCAAGGCTGCCGGGTTTACTCGCTGGGTCATTGGTAATTAA